In Ectothiorhodospiraceae bacterium 2226, a single window of DNA contains:
- a CDS encoding gamma carbonic anhydrase family protein — MSLRAFDGRHPELATGAWVDASALVVGAVSLGADASVWPMAVARGDVNRIEIGARTNIQDASVLHVTHAHGDAPGYPLSIGAEVTVGHRVVLHGCSIGERCLIGMGAVVMDGAVLEPYVLLGAASVVPPGRRLEGGYLWLGSPARRVRPLRAEERAWIEYSAGFYVELKNRHAAG; from the coding sequence ATGAGCCTGCGCGCCTTCGACGGCCGGCACCCCGAGCTGGCGACGGGCGCGTGGGTGGACGCCAGCGCGCTGGTCGTCGGCGCGGTGAGCCTCGGCGCCGATGCCTCGGTGTGGCCCATGGCGGTGGCGCGCGGGGACGTGAACCGCATCGAGATCGGGGCGCGCACCAACATCCAGGACGCCAGCGTGTTGCACGTCACGCACGCGCACGGCGACGCCCCCGGCTATCCGCTCAGCATCGGCGCGGAGGTGACGGTCGGTCACCGCGTCGTGCTGCACGGCTGCAGCATCGGGGAGCGCTGTCTGATCGGCATGGGCGCGGTGGTGATGGACGGCGCCGTGCTGGAGCCCTATGTGCTGCTCGGCGCCGCCAGCGTGGTGCCGCCCGGTAGGCGGCTCGAAGGCGGTTATCTCTGGCTCGGCAGCCCCGCCCGCCGCGTGCGCCCGCTGCGCGCCGAGGAGCGCGCCTGGATCGAGTATTCCGCGGGTTTCTACGTCGAGCTCAAGAACCGGCACGCCGCCGGCTAG
- a CDS encoding serine/threonine protein kinase — protein sequence MNAPAHPYDALTPDRVLDAVEALGLRPDGRLLALNSYENRVYQIGIEDDRFVVAKFYRPARWDDAAILEEHAYALALAEAEIPVVAPLMLEGRTLHHDGPFRYAVFPRRGGRAPSLDNPEHLTWLGRFLGRIHLLGAARRFEHRPRVSPADGRSALAYLLAEAVPDALAHNYRAAAEPLLDAVEAAFERVGPYRTLRLHGDCHAGNVLWTDAGPHFVDLDDCRNGPAVQDLWMLLSGTREEMEGQLRALLEGYREFYDFDPLELHLVEALRALRLITYSAWLARRWDDPAFPMHFPWFHTARYWEDQLQTLREQRERLAEPPLAL from the coding sequence ATGAACGCCCCTGCGCACCCTTATGACGCGCTCACTCCCGACCGGGTGCTGGACGCGGTGGAGGCCCTGGGGCTGCGCCCCGACGGGCGGCTGCTCGCGCTCAACAGCTACGAGAACCGCGTCTATCAGATCGGCATAGAGGATGACCGCTTCGTGGTGGCGAAGTTCTATCGTCCCGCGCGCTGGGACGATGCCGCCATCCTGGAGGAGCACGCCTACGCCCTGGCGCTGGCCGAGGCGGAGATCCCCGTGGTCGCGCCGCTGATGCTGGAGGGGCGCACGCTGCACCACGACGGGCCGTTCCGCTACGCGGTGTTCCCGCGCCGCGGGGGGCGCGCGCCGTCGCTGGACAATCCCGAGCACCTCACCTGGCTGGGCCGCTTCCTGGGGCGCATCCACCTGCTCGGCGCGGCACGACGCTTCGAGCATCGCCCGCGCGTGAGCCCCGCGGATGGGCGCAGCGCGCTCGCCTACCTGCTGGCCGAGGCCGTGCCCGACGCGTTGGCGCACAACTACCGCGCGGCGGCCGAACCCCTGCTGGACGCGGTGGAGGCCGCCTTCGAGCGCGTCGGGCCCTATCGCACCCTGCGCCTGCACGGCGACTGCCATGCCGGCAACGTGCTGTGGACCGATGCGGGCCCCCATTTCGTGGACCTCGACGACTGCCGCAACGGCCCCGCGGTGCAGGACCTGTGGATGCTGCTCTCGGGTACACGTGAGGAGATGGAGGGCCAGCTGCGCGCCCTGCTCGAGGGCTACCGGGAGTTCTACGACTTCGACCCGCTGGAGCTGCACCTCGTCGAGGCGCTGCGCGCGCTGCGGCTCATCACCTACAGCGCGTGGCTGGCCCGCCGCTGGGACGATCCCGCCTTTCCCATGCACTTCCCCTGGTTCCACACCGCCCGCTACTGGGAGGATCAGCTGCAGACGCTGCGCGAGCAGCGGGAGCGGCTCGCCGAACCGCCCTTGGCGCTGTAG
- the aroE gene encoding shikimate dehydrogenase codes for MADLFDFDTRPDEYAVMGNPVAHSQSPRIHALFAQQTGQRVHYSAIHVDLGGFAQAVGNFAANGGKGLNITVPFKGEAFALADELSERAGEARAVNTFVCRRDGYLIGDNTDGVGLVRDLTQNHAAPLAGKRVLLLGAGGAARGVLGPLLAEGPAELHIANRTADRAEVLAEAFAATGRVRGGGYGGLQGAYDLIINATSASLGGELPPLPDDALAPGGWCYDMMYGKEPTPFLRWAAAHGAAQALDGVGMLVEQAAESFSIWRKVRPATAPVIAALRAGA; via the coding sequence ATGGCGGATCTGTTCGACTTCGATACCCGGCCGGACGAATACGCTGTGATGGGCAATCCGGTCGCGCACAGCCAGTCGCCGCGTATCCACGCCCTGTTTGCGCAGCAGACCGGCCAGCGCGTGCATTACAGCGCGATCCACGTCGACCTCGGCGGCTTCGCGCAGGCCGTGGGGAATTTCGCCGCCAACGGCGGCAAGGGCCTCAACATCACGGTGCCCTTCAAGGGCGAGGCCTTCGCGCTCGCCGACGAGCTCAGCGAGCGCGCCGGCGAGGCGCGGGCCGTGAACACCTTCGTGTGCCGGCGCGACGGCTACCTGATCGGCGACAACACCGACGGCGTGGGCCTGGTGCGCGATCTCACCCAGAACCACGCCGCGCCGCTCGCCGGCAAGCGGGTGCTGCTGCTCGGCGCCGGCGGCGCGGCGCGCGGTGTGCTCGGCCCGCTGCTCGCCGAAGGCCCGGCCGAGCTCCACATCGCCAACCGCACCGCCGACCGCGCGGAGGTGCTCGCGGAGGCCTTTGCGGCGACGGGGCGGGTGCGCGGCGGAGGCTACGGGGGTCTGCAAGGGGCTTACGACCTCATCATCAACGCCACCAGCGCGAGCCTCGGCGGCGAGCTGCCGCCGCTGCCGGACGACGCGCTGGCGCCCGGCGGCTGGTGCTACGACATGATGTACGGCAAGGAACCCACGCCGTTTCTGCGCTGGGCGGCGGCCCACGGCGCGGCGCAGGCCTTGGACGGCGTCGGCATGTTGGTGGAGCAGGCGGCCGAGTCGTTCTCCATCTGGCGCAAGGTGCGCCCTGCCACGGCGCCGGTCATCGCCGCGCTGCGGGCGGGGGCGTGA